The Columba livia isolate bColLiv1 breed racing homer chromosome 21, bColLiv1.pat.W.v2, whole genome shotgun sequence genome has a segment encoding these proteins:
- the LOC102085351 gene encoding uncharacterized protein LOC102085351: MSEGMGEAGEPECGLEDANTNRHLCSSGVCCPVPAGERWGSAAPPSWMWGVESIPGGALRSQRHRGMACARSQLCRRMLCRGTPRSPLPCWCWKEETAIAAPHRAAARFVCWNLRLHPEMCRFHSISSSCRCPEQPKTGQAGPAERTGSQD; encoded by the exons GGGATGGGAGAAGCCGGCGAGCCGGAGTGCGGGTTGGAGGACGCAAACACCAACAG GCACCTGTGCTCCTCTGGAGTTTGCTGCCCAGTGCCGGCCGGTGAGAGATGGGGGTCTGCAGCCCCCCCGTCGTGGATGTGGGGAGTGGAGTCCATTCCAGGGGGTGCACTCCGGAGCCAACGGCACCGCGGGATGGCATGTGCCAGGTCCCAGCTCTGCCGGCGGATGCTGTGCCGCGGAACGCCGCGGTCCCCGCTCCCATGCTGGTGCTGGAAGGAAGAGACAGCCATTGCAGCACCTCACAGGGCTGCCGCCCGCTTCGTCTGCTGGAACCT CCGCCTCCACCCGGAAATGTGCCGTTTCCATTCCATCTCAAGCTCTTGCCGGTGCCCAGAGCAGCCCAAGACAGGACAG GCGGGCCCTGCGGAGCGCACAGGCTCTCAGGACTGA